AGTCTCCCCCATCGCCGACGGTGTCGCGGCCCGCGGCATTGGCTCTATCGATGGCGGCCTGACCTGGTTCGGCGACTACTACCTGGCAAACAACAACCTCATCTCGGTGGCCGACGCCAGCACCGTAGCGCCGATGCCGGTGAAGTTGTTCACATCGGAACTGTCGATCAGACCCAGGATCGCGCCGACCAACCAACTTACCCTGAACAACGAAGTGGCCATCGACGGTTCCGTGACCGTCACGGTTCGCTACTTGTAACCCCTGAACACTCTCTCTTCTAAGGATTCCAACCGCTATGTTCCCCCTATCCCGTCTCGTACTCGCGTCGCTGATGCTGACTGCCACCCATGCTGCAATGGCCGCCTCCAGCGTCGACCTGACCGTCACCGGCCTGATTACCCCGAGCGCCTGTACCCCCAGCATGTCCGGTGGGACAACCGTCGATTTCGGCAAGATTTCCGCCAAGGACCTCAACGCCGATCCCCTCCAGCCGACTCAACTTGAAACCCGTTCCAAACCCATTGTGATCACCTGCGAGGCCGCCACGCTAGTCGCGTTTCAAGGTACGGACAACCGCGCTGGCTCGGACTACGGCGGAAACGGCAGGCAATACGGCCTGGGCTTCGTCAACGGCACTGAAAAGCTCGGCGACTATATTCTCAGTTTGAAAAACATCACCGCCGACGGTGTCGCTGGTCGCGCCATTAACTCCGCCAACAATGGATCGACCTGGCAACTTTCGACGGCAATGCGTCCGAACTACCTGATATCAGTCGCCGACAGCACCGCCGTGGCCCCCATTCCGGTGACCGTGCTCACAGGTGACCTGGAACTGGACACCTACATTTCCCCTACCAGCGAACTGACGATGGGTAGCGAATTAACGATGGACGGCTCGGCCACCCTGACCGTGCGTTACCTCTAACTCTAGGATCGGCGGGCCCCTGGGCTCGCCGCTCGCTCTGCCATCTGCCAAGGGTGTGCCGCTACCTCGGCACTCGGTGAACACCTGCCATGAAGAACATGACGTTCCCTATGCTTGCCTTGCTTTATCTGCTCAACACCACGTCGTTGGTCCTGGCTTCTTCCAGCGCAGTGCTCAACGTCACGGGTCTGATTACGCCCAGCGCCTGCGAGGTGAGACTGTCGGACAACGGCATCGTCGACCATGGAATGGTCCCGGCACGCAGCCTCAATCAATACGAGTTCAGTGCACTGCCGATGCGGCCACTGGACCTGAGCGTGAGCTGCAATGAACCGGTGTTGTTTGTACTGGTAGGTGTCGACAACCGGGCGAACTCGTCCCTCGGGCCCGGCTTTTATTACGGCTTGGGCAACAACGTGCATGCACCAAGCGAACGCCTCGGCACTGTCTCCCTTGCCATCCGCAACGCGACCGCCGACGGCCAGCCAGCGCTGGTCCTGGCCTCCAGCAATCAGGGCCAGACCTGGTTCCCCGAGTCCAATGCGTACCCCGACAACTTCATGGGTTTTGCCAAGCCCGGCACCTTGATACCTGAAGCTCATCGTTTGTTGAACGCCACCTTGATCATCAACACCTCGATCAATGCCGCCGCGTTCCTGACTCTCAACCAAGAAGTGCCGCTCGACGGCTCCATCGTGCTCGACCTGAGGTATATGTAGCTATGCAAACCTTCCCTGGTTTTCCTTTTCGCCTGCTCATGGGCGCGCTCGTTTTATCACTCTCCTCCCACACGCTCGCCGACGGCATGGTGCCCGACACCTCTGTGGTGATCGTGCATGAAGCCGACGGCGAGGCATCGGTGTCGGTGACCAACACTGACACCAAGCTCGCCCTGCTGCACGTCACGCTGGAAGATATTCCGGAAGACCCTAAGTCGCTGCTGTTTGTCACGCCGCCACTGTCGAGGGTCGAGCCGTCCAAGAGCCAACTGGTACGGTTCATCCTGCAGTCCCCCGAACCCTTGACCACGCAACGCCTGAAACGAGTGATTTTCGAAGGCATGCCCCAAGGCCGTTCGGAGACCCAGGCCGGGCATGCGCGGGTGGGCGTGACCGTACGCCAGAACCTGCCCGTGATTATTCACCCCAAAGGTCTGGCCCCCAACCGAACGCCGTGGGAAGGCTTGGCCTGGAACCTGAAGAGCCAGCAACTGAGCGTGCATAACCCAACACCCTACGTCGTACGCCTTGCCCAGGAACTGCGCCTATTACCAGGGGACGGTTCGGCGTTGTTGCCACGCACCTATGTGCTACCCGGCGAAACCCTCACCGTGGCCACCAACACTACAGCGGCCACTCAGGTTCAACTGCAACCGGCCACCGTGTATGGCTTTGCGGTAGAGCCCTACGTTGCGCCACTGAACCTGTAAACACGCCCTAATAACGAAGTGGCCTCATTTAAGGCCGCCAGGACGCCTGGCAGCACGCCCCGCCTCCAACACTGAGTACGACCTTGTGAGCACAGTTATGACTGACCGCGACGGCAACGCCATGCCTGTCGTTTCACCTTGCCGCACCCTTCTCGCAGGGTTGGCAATGACCCTCGGCACCCTTTGGCCTGGCAGTGAAGCGTTGGCCGATGAGGCGACGAGAGCCGGCTCTTTCGACCCGCAAACCCTCGCCCAGCGCGGCATCGACCCGGAGCTGGCAAACCTGCTGCTGGACGCACCGCGCTTTACTGCTGGCCGCCATGCCGTGAACCTCAACGTCAACGGCCAGCGACGAGGTCGAGTGAACATCGCGATCGATCAACACGGCGACCTGTGTTTCGACCAAGCCTTGCTCGACACTGGCAATCTGGTGGTGCCTGGCACGGATGCTCCGTGCCAGGCCTTTCTCGCACGCTATCCGCAGACCGTCATCGAGCAAGACCCAGCGGCCCTGAACCTGGCCCTCGTGGTACCTACCGACGCCCTGCGCCCGACGGTACAGGACGTGTCGGGCTACCAGAGCGGCGGCTTCGCGGGTTTACTCAACTACGACCTGACAGGCCTGCATAACGAATACGCAGACGGCAGCAACCGCTTCGGCTCAGCCAATACCGAGGTGGGCTTCAACGCCGGAGACTGGATCGTGCGCAGCCGCCAGGTACAGACCTGGCAGGACAAAGTCTCGCGCACTACCCACCTCGACGCCTACGCCCAGCGCACCTTCGCCGAGCAACAGGCGGTGTTCCAGACGGGCCAGATCAGCCTTTACAACCCGGTGCTGGCCGGCACGCAGATCACCGGTGCCCAGGTCCTCACCGAAACCGCCCTGCAGGACCAGAACCAGGGCGCGACCATCGACGGTATCGCCAACAGCCCGGCCCAGGTGGAGGTGCGCCAGAACGGCGCGTTGATTCACTCCACGGTGGTGCCCGCCGGGCCGTTTTCGCTGACCGATGTACGCCGCCTCAACAGTCGTTCCGACGTGCAAGTGACGGTCAAGGAAAGCACCGGTGAAGAGCGGCGCTTTACCGTACCGGCGGCCATGCTCGGTCTTGGCTTGCCCGCGCCGGGTTATTCGGTGGCGGCCGGGCGCGTGCGCAAGATCGGCGACAGTGATGGCGCCGAGCCCTGGGTGGTCAGCGGTGGCTGGAGTGGCGCACTGCACCCGCAAGTGAGCCTGGGCGGCGGTGTGCTGGCGGCTGATGAATACCGTGCAGCCGGCGTGAACCTGGGCTGGCTACCCTGGCAGGACAGTCAGGTGCAGTTCGGTTTCCAGGGCGCCCAGGCCACTCGGGTCGGCAATGAACAGGGCGTGCAGACCGACTTGTCGTGGGCTCAGCGGGTGACCGCCAACTGGGCGGTCACCACAGCGGCGTCGTGGCGCTCCCTGGGGTATCGCGACCTGGAGGAATCGACCTATGGCACCTACACCCGTGAACAGGAACGCTCGCGTTATCGCGACCAACAAAGTGTTACCGCGTCCTGGGCAAGCCCTTCGTGGGGGGCCTTCAGCGCCGGGGTTTCGCGCTCGGCTTCGTATGCCGGCTTCAGCAGCAGCCGGGCGCTGGCGTCATGGGGCACATCATTTGGCGGGGTGTCGATTTCCGCCAGTGCCGAGTGGCAGGTGGGCGGTCGCCAGCAAAGCGACGACAGCATCTACCTGAACATCAGCCTGCCCCTGGGCGAGAACCGACACGGTCGCGCGTGGGCCCGCAATACCGGTGGCGAACACCGCCTTGGCTTGGGAATGGGCGAACAGATCAACGACCAACTGAGTTACCGCGTGGGCGTGGAGCGAGACAGCCGGGACCGCGAAGTGGAGTCATCGGTAGGCGTGTCGGCGCTGCCGTACTACAGCCAGCTGGACTTCAACTACACCCGCTCCGACAAGGACCGCTCCAGCTACCAGGGCGGTGCCCGTGGCGGCGTGGTGGTGCATGGCGACGGCGTGACGTTCTCGCCGTACCCGGTGCGCGACACCTTTGCGGTGATGTCAGTGGGCGACATGGCCGGGATCAAACTTTCCACCCCAAGCGGCCCGGTATGGACCGACTGGCAAGGCCGGGCCGTGGCGCCACAACTCGCCGCCTATGGCCGCAGTCCGGTAGAGGTGCAAACCCGCTCGCTGCCACGCAACGCCGACATCAGCAATGGCATGGCCGTCCTGACGCCAGGACGCGGTGCCGTAGACAAGGTGGAGTTCGGCGTCAGCATGACCCGCCGCGCATTGCTCAGCGTGACCACCGCCGACGGCCAACCGTTGCCGCGTGGCGCGGCAGTGAGCACGGACAGCGGTGAGTTCGTGACCCTGGTCCAGGAAGGCAGTCAAGTGTTCCTGCCCAACGTGCTGGATGAGCGCCCTTTGTGGATCAAGGCGCCAAACCAACCGCGCTGCCTGTTGCGCTACGCGCTGCCAAAAAATGGCGACCCCGACCAGTACTTCGAAACCGCACCCGCCAAGTGTGTGCAGCCATGAGGACAATCACCATGAAACCTGCCGTGTTGTCACTGGCAATCCTGTTGTTCAGCGTCGCTGCCAACGCAGACGAATGCCAGTTGAACCTCAGTGAAAGCCGCCTGGATTTCGGCCTGATGAACCGCGCAGTGGCGCTGGTGCCGAGTGCCGAACGCCTGCTGGGGGAGCGGCGTGTAAGTCTTACCTTGAACTGTCCGCACCCTGTCGACATGAGCCTGTTCTACAGAGGGCTGGGAGCGGGGGCAGAACGGTTTCGCTTTACCGAACGCGGCAGCTACGGGTTGCAGGTACGTGACGCCATGCTGGACGGCCAGGCCGTGGAACTCGGTCTGATTGCCGGCAGCGGCCAGCAACCGATTGCGACAGCGACGGCACTGGCATGGCGGCCCGAGCACGGCATCGTGCCCCTGCGTGGCGGCGTACCGGTTACAGGGCGCAACCTGTCGGTGCAGATCGACGCCAGCGCCTGGGCCAGTGAAGACGCATCACGGGTCCGTGACGCGGTCACTTGGGAAACCAGCGGCCTGTTCGACGCCCCCGGCACCGGACGCTCGCGGGAAGTGAACCTGCTCGCCCGCTTCGCCCCGGCGGCATGCACGCCCAGCCTGTCCAACGGCGGCAACGTGAACCTGGGCAAGCTGTCGGTGATCGACCTCAACCTGCTACAGGAAACCACACTGCCTCCCCGCCAAACCGAACTCAGCGTGACCTGCGACGCGCCCACCGCTTTTGCCGTGAGTATGCAGGACAACCGCCAAGGCTCAGCCACCGGCAACGCCGACGACAGCACGTACGGACTGGGACTGGACGCCAGGCAACAGAAGATCGGCCGCTATCGGCTGATCTTTGACCCGGCACGGATCAGAGCGGACAACTTCACACAGGTCTACCGCACCGACTCCGCCACAGGTGGAATGCCTTGGAGCGGTGCCAGTTCCGGCCCAATAGCCGTGGCAGCCAACCGATACCTGGGTTTCAGCGCGAATGCCGGCAGCATCAGCGGCCCTAGCGCCATCCAAAACCTCAGCGCCACATTGAATCTGGAGACGGTAGTGGCCCCCTTGGGCTCACTCGATTTAGGCAGTGAGGTGCGGCTCGACGGCTCGGCCACCCTCGAAATCAATTACCTTTGAGAACACTTCGATGAAAACAATTCTGACGTCC
The Pseudomonas poae DNA segment above includes these coding regions:
- a CDS encoding DUF1120 domain-containing protein, with the translated sequence MFPLSRLVLASLMLTATHAAMAASSVDLTVTGLITPSACTPSMSGGTTVDFGKISAKDLNADPLQPTQLETRSKPIVITCEAATLVAFQGTDNRAGSDYGGNGRQYGLGFVNGTEKLGDYILSLKNITADGVAGRAINSANNGSTWQLSTAMRPNYLISVADSTAVAPIPVTVLTGDLELDTYISPTSELTMGSELTMDGSATLTVRYL
- a CDS encoding DUF1120 domain-containing protein, whose protein sequence is MTMKPAVLSLAILLFSVAANADECQLNLSESRLDFGLMNRAVALVPSAERLLGERRVSLTLNCPHPVDMSLFYRGLGAGAERFRFTERGSYGLQVRDAMLDGQAVELGLIAGSGQQPIATATALAWRPEHGIVPLRGGVPVTGRNLSVQIDASAWASEDASRVRDAVTWETSGLFDAPGTGRSREVNLLARFAPAACTPSLSNGGNVNLGKLSVIDLNLLQETTLPPRQTELSVTCDAPTAFAVSMQDNRQGSATGNADDSTYGLGLDARQQKIGRYRLIFDPARIRADNFTQVYRTDSATGGMPWSGASSGPIAVAANRYLGFSANAGSISGPSAIQNLSATLNLETVVAPLGSLDLGSEVRLDGSATLEINYL
- a CDS encoding DUF1120 domain-containing protein, with product MKNMTFPMLALLYLLNTTSLVLASSSAVLNVTGLITPSACEVRLSDNGIVDHGMVPARSLNQYEFSALPMRPLDLSVSCNEPVLFVLVGVDNRANSSLGPGFYYGLGNNVHAPSERLGTVSLAIRNATADGQPALVLASSNQGQTWFPESNAYPDNFMGFAKPGTLIPEAHRLLNATLIINTSINAAAFLTLNQEVPLDGSIVLDLRYM
- a CDS encoding outer membrane usher protein — translated: MSTVMTDRDGNAMPVVSPCRTLLAGLAMTLGTLWPGSEALADEATRAGSFDPQTLAQRGIDPELANLLLDAPRFTAGRHAVNLNVNGQRRGRVNIAIDQHGDLCFDQALLDTGNLVVPGTDAPCQAFLARYPQTVIEQDPAALNLALVVPTDALRPTVQDVSGYQSGGFAGLLNYDLTGLHNEYADGSNRFGSANTEVGFNAGDWIVRSRQVQTWQDKVSRTTHLDAYAQRTFAEQQAVFQTGQISLYNPVLAGTQITGAQVLTETALQDQNQGATIDGIANSPAQVEVRQNGALIHSTVVPAGPFSLTDVRRLNSRSDVQVTVKESTGEERRFTVPAAMLGLGLPAPGYSVAAGRVRKIGDSDGAEPWVVSGGWSGALHPQVSLGGGVLAADEYRAAGVNLGWLPWQDSQVQFGFQGAQATRVGNEQGVQTDLSWAQRVTANWAVTTAASWRSLGYRDLEESTYGTYTREQERSRYRDQQSVTASWASPSWGAFSAGVSRSASYAGFSSSRALASWGTSFGGVSISASAEWQVGGRQQSDDSIYLNISLPLGENRHGRAWARNTGGEHRLGLGMGEQINDQLSYRVGVERDSRDREVESSVGVSALPYYSQLDFNYTRSDKDRSSYQGGARGGVVVHGDGVTFSPYPVRDTFAVMSVGDMAGIKLSTPSGPVWTDWQGRAVAPQLAAYGRSPVEVQTRSLPRNADISNGMAVLTPGRGAVDKVEFGVSMTRRALLSVTTADGQPLPRGAAVSTDSGEFVTLVQEGSQVFLPNVLDERPLWIKAPNQPRCLLRYALPKNGDPDQYFETAPAKCVQP
- a CDS encoding fimbrial chaperone protein (member of the periplasmic pilus chaperone family of proteins), which produces MQTFPGFPFRLLMGALVLSLSSHTLADGMVPDTSVVIVHEADGEASVSVTNTDTKLALLHVTLEDIPEDPKSLLFVTPPLSRVEPSKSQLVRFILQSPEPLTTQRLKRVIFEGMPQGRSETQAGHARVGVTVRQNLPVIIHPKGLAPNRTPWEGLAWNLKSQQLSVHNPTPYVVRLAQELRLLPGDGSALLPRTYVLPGETLTVATNTTAATQVQLQPATVYGFAVEPYVAPLNL